A region from the Leishmania panamensis strain MHOM/PA/94/PSC-1 chromosome 20 sequence genome encodes:
- a CDS encoding hypothetical protein (TriTrypDB/GeneDB-style sysID: LpmP.20.5620) → MSTEAEPMPVLQETSPDGHATPAVAGLKPKNTYRLNRILRKPKASLPPRKWHPDEEGKPCVVGVPPSVVKKLLASLSEEEKQRAAAGLDPMSATQEALIRRAARFGLNISSSTPVAAALPAPTFMVDEETLRRREERFKQAALS, encoded by the coding sequence ATGTCCACCGAGGCCGAGCCGATGCctgtgctgcaggagacCAGTCCTGACGGCCACGCCACGCCGGCAGTGGCGGGGCTGAAGCCGAAGAACACGTACCGCCTCAACCGCATCCTGCGCAAGCCCAaggcctcgctgccgccgcgcaagTGGCACCCTGACGAGGAGGGCAAGCCCTGTGTTGTCGGCGTACCGCCAAGCGTGGTGAAGAAACTCCTTGCAAGCCtctcggaggaggagaaacagcgtgccgccgctggtcTGGACCCAATGAGCGCGACGCAGGAGGCACTGATCCGCCGAGCCGCGCGCTTCGGTCTCAAcatcagcagctccaccCCCGTCGCGGCTGCGCTCCCAGCGCCGACCTTCATGGTGGACGAAgagacgctgcgccgccgcgaggAGCGCTTTAAGCAGGCCGCGCTCTCGTAG